The following proteins are encoded in a genomic region of Amycolatopsis sulphurea:
- a CDS encoding response regulator transcription factor produces the protein MNALLANTDTVHPAAHRLLAEHDASVSPVRLVVVAPGGYGKTALLGALDRGYRAAGVTATVVDDADQLDDEDLAKLTVLASSAEGPVVVAHRPNPRADALRGLGETFLLPPLDVDEVAELARHLTGRAVDPDAALALHTGTGGVPRLVERVVTDRLEAFRSELADLAEDVLHYLIASEAGASRNLDLLCALLNCSPDALPAVVDGARATGLLDHEDALLPVAAQAVRGYAPPARRLAVVQQLVEAQLRQGLPILDLARSLLDAGSSGASAATAFATAAQEALSSDTILAARLFEAAADAGARDATTTIGWARAAALSGDLDTALRLGDGMLSGDDPESRAAGAEIAATVLAHRGELARSAELYHWAATLTPHDARPSGATHNPAHDADRQRPFHAEDPASRSPQEFPVNDRWAGPGAVTAFAAIALVGTGQRGEGQSLAKAPAPGVAPTLFTGAVARTANGIVESVTGYGTEALPELVGAATMLEPAFAGSPLPDSPAALAALAGLHSGELALAESVLDRALSHGVGGALLAPRHRLLLGWVAMTGGDLATAAEHRDAAAGMKLEARDELFFATLELGLARRASDLAGLQRSWDRAYQASMRQQVDLFTLLPLGELAIAAARTGAQAKIRHRLERAHAMLDHLDNPPLWTVSLHWHELHAAITSEDRPGAERHLSALTRFAGSGRYPAALADAAKCWLAVISGSFDPRETAEAAAELHELDLCWDSSRLAGQAAIRTSDRKAMVQLLEAARQFQGTAGRPESATAVAGTAHGLSALSERELEVARLVVDGLTYKQAGSKLFISGKTVEHHMARIRGKLGSADRRELLSTLRELLDKPTNP, from the coding sequence TTGAACGCACTGCTGGCGAATACCGACACTGTGCACCCTGCCGCCCACCGTCTGCTCGCGGAGCACGACGCGTCCGTGAGCCCGGTGCGCCTGGTCGTCGTCGCCCCCGGCGGCTACGGCAAAACCGCCCTCCTCGGCGCGCTGGACCGCGGCTACCGAGCAGCCGGGGTGACCGCGACCGTGGTCGACGACGCGGACCAGCTCGACGACGAAGATCTCGCCAAGCTCACCGTCCTGGCTTCGTCCGCCGAAGGTCCCGTCGTGGTGGCCCACCGCCCGAACCCGCGCGCCGACGCGTTGCGCGGCCTCGGCGAGACGTTCTTGCTTCCCCCCTTGGACGTCGACGAGGTCGCCGAACTCGCGCGCCACCTGACCGGCCGCGCGGTGGACCCCGACGCTGCCCTCGCGCTGCACACTGGCACCGGCGGCGTCCCGAGGCTCGTCGAACGCGTCGTGACGGACCGGCTGGAAGCCTTCCGCAGCGAATTGGCCGACCTGGCCGAGGACGTCCTCCACTACCTGATCGCGTCCGAAGCCGGAGCAAGCCGCAACCTGGATTTGTTGTGCGCACTGCTGAATTGCTCACCCGACGCGTTGCCGGCAGTCGTGGACGGCGCCCGCGCCACTGGCCTGCTCGACCACGAAGACGCCTTGCTGCCCGTAGCCGCACAAGCCGTGCGCGGCTACGCACCCCCCGCGCGGCGCCTGGCTGTCGTACAGCAACTGGTGGAAGCCCAGCTACGACAAGGCCTGCCGATCCTGGACCTCGCACGCTCGTTGCTGGACGCAGGCAGCTCCGGTGCTTCGGCGGCCACCGCATTCGCCACCGCCGCCCAAGAAGCCCTATCCAGTGACACAATCCTGGCCGCGCGGCTCTTCGAGGCCGCCGCCGACGCAGGCGCCCGCGACGCGACGACCACTATCGGCTGGGCCCGAGCCGCCGCGTTGTCCGGAGATTTGGACACCGCCCTCCGCCTCGGCGACGGCATGCTGTCCGGCGACGACCCGGAATCCCGTGCCGCAGGAGCGGAAATAGCCGCGACGGTCCTCGCCCACCGAGGCGAACTGGCCCGGAGCGCAGAGCTGTACCACTGGGCCGCGACCCTCACTCCGCACGACGCTCGTCCGTCCGGCGCCACACACAACCCGGCGCACGATGCTGATCGGCAGCGTCCCTTCCACGCTGAAGACCCCGCATCCCGTTCTCCACAAGAGTTTCCGGTAAACGACCGATGGGCAGGTCCCGGCGCCGTCACCGCGTTCGCCGCGATCGCCCTCGTCGGCACAGGGCAACGCGGTGAAGGCCAGTCACTCGCGAAAGCACCGGCGCCCGGAGTCGCGCCGACCTTGTTCACCGGCGCCGTGGCGCGGACCGCGAACGGCATCGTGGAATCGGTGACCGGGTACGGAACCGAAGCGTTGCCCGAACTCGTCGGCGCCGCGACAATGCTCGAACCCGCCTTCGCCGGATCGCCCTTGCCGGACAGCCCCGCCGCGCTGGCCGCGCTCGCCGGACTGCATTCAGGCGAGCTGGCACTGGCGGAATCGGTACTGGACCGGGCTCTTTCCCACGGCGTCGGCGGTGCCTTGCTCGCGCCCCGCCATCGCCTCCTGCTCGGTTGGGTGGCCATGACCGGCGGTGATCTCGCCACGGCAGCCGAACACCGCGACGCCGCCGCGGGCATGAAGCTGGAAGCCCGCGACGAACTGTTTTTCGCCACGCTGGAACTCGGCCTGGCCCGGCGGGCGAGCGACCTCGCCGGCCTGCAACGCTCGTGGGATCGCGCGTACCAGGCATCGATGCGCCAGCAGGTGGATCTCTTCACTCTGCTGCCGCTGGGCGAGCTGGCGATCGCGGCCGCCCGGACCGGCGCGCAGGCCAAAATCCGGCACCGGCTCGAACGCGCGCACGCCATGCTCGACCACCTCGATAACCCTCCTTTGTGGACAGTCTCGCTACACTGGCACGAACTGCATGCGGCGATCACCTCGGAGGACCGGCCCGGCGCCGAACGCCACCTGTCGGCACTGACCCGGTTCGCCGGCTCCGGACGCTATCCCGCGGCCCTGGCCGACGCCGCGAAGTGCTGGCTCGCCGTGATCAGCGGCAGCTTCGACCCCCGCGAGACGGCCGAGGCCGCCGCGGAACTCCACGAACTCGACCTCTGCTGGGATTCCTCCCGCCTGGCCGGGCAGGCCGCGATCCGCACCTCCGACCGCAAGGCGATGGTCCAGCTCCTGGAAGCCGCCCGCCAATTCCAAGGCACCGCGGGCCGTCCCGAATCTGCCACCGCGGTGGCCGGCACCGCCCATGGACTGAGTGCCTTGAGCGAGCGGGAACTGGAGGTCGCCCGGCTCGTCGTGGACGGCCTGACCTACAAGCAAGCCGGCAGCAAGCTGTTCATCTCGGGCAAGACCGTCGAGCACCACATGGCCCGCATCCGCGGCAAACTCGGCTCCGCGGACCGGCGGGAGCTCCTGTCCACCCTGCGCGAGCTGCTCGACAAGCCCACCAACCCCTGA
- a CDS encoding IniB N-terminal domain-containing protein produces the protein MEIPAMNPVQTLHDFTLTLLRDPAALAAFGQDPQSALAAAGLGDISAADVREVLSLVLDYVPAGSPAALGQVPAAGDLTGAAVDGPQGAIDQLHALTASLGLPAVGEPSLPSAGDLPSVPGAGELQNSEIQNGELQNAAASAAALAQQPGSVFGLGGDLSHGLDAAPVARAAGAVGQVQHAVGEVGAAAPATPASPGAVDAAQAAGHLTDAGGGVAGHGSDLAGTATQNVGSLSGALSAQGVNHVADAATHQVQALTHTAPDWGSESSQHGADAGVGAVHDTVSQVPDVAHQGPGSDLHAGAETSHSGELHLSF, from the coding sequence GTGGAGATCCCCGCCATGAACCCGGTGCAGACCCTGCACGACTTCACGCTCACCCTGCTCCGCGATCCCGCCGCGCTGGCCGCATTCGGCCAGGACCCGCAGTCGGCGCTCGCCGCCGCCGGGCTGGGCGACATCAGCGCCGCCGACGTGCGGGAGGTTCTCTCGCTGGTGCTCGACTACGTTCCGGCCGGCAGCCCGGCCGCGCTCGGACAGGTGCCCGCGGCGGGTGACCTGACCGGTGCCGCCGTGGATGGACCGCAGGGTGCCATCGACCAGCTGCACGCGCTCACCGCGTCGCTCGGCCTTCCCGCGGTCGGCGAACCTTCGCTGCCTTCGGCAGGCGACCTGCCGTCGGTGCCCGGGGCCGGTGAGCTGCAGAACAGTGAGATCCAGAACGGTGAGCTGCAGAACGCGGCAGCGTCGGCCGCCGCACTCGCGCAGCAGCCGGGCAGTGTGTTCGGGCTTGGTGGCGATCTGTCTCACGGACTGGACGCCGCGCCGGTCGCGCGGGCCGCTGGTGCGGTCGGCCAGGTTCAGCATGCGGTCGGCGAGGTTGGTGCTGCGGCTCCAGCGACCCCAGCGTCTCCAGGCGCCGTCGACGCGGCTCAGGCCGCGGGTCACCTCACCGACGCCGGCGGTGGCGTGGCTGGGCACGGCAGCGACTTGGCCGGCACGGCGACCCAGAACGTCGGCAGCTTGTCGGGGGCGCTCAGCGCGCAGGGCGTGAACCACGTCGCGGACGCTGCGACGCACCAGGTCCAGGCGCTTACGCACACCGCACCGGACTGGGGGAGCGAGTCCTCGCAGCACGGCGCTGACGCGGGGGTTGGCGCCGTCCACGACACCGTCTCGCAGGTTCCGGATGTCGCACACCAGGGCCCCGGCTCGGACCTGCACGCCGGCGCCGAAACCTCGCACAGCGGCGAGCTGCACCTTTCCTTCTGA
- a CDS encoding substrate-binding domain-containing protein has protein sequence MTGKRSKVLVAGLVALSAVLAMGGAAQADPSGTPTYRDIAGTGSDTTQGVMNGLADAITVNGTKVLGSYDAVGSTNITTKDPATNPNCTIARPASSGAGVTALVNSQNAGNNCLQYARSSANNSASFPGANLTYVPFAVDAVTYAVRSDSSITKKLTTAQLKSIYNCTAPGVGTTYKPLLPQFGSGTRAFFLQSLGLTNAADYTTTFPCVKDKDVNNNPIEENTGTYLTEPANIAPYSIAQYQSQVYGVVADVHGKAMLATFNGVNPTDLNTASTFKRDVYNVVPNAALTTAPYNTVFSGSGSAICANTGVITKYGFGINPNCGDTSIHTP, from the coding sequence GTGACAGGAAAACGAAGCAAAGTCCTGGTTGCGGGACTGGTCGCGCTGTCCGCGGTGCTCGCCATGGGCGGCGCCGCGCAGGCCGACCCGTCGGGCACCCCCACCTACCGTGACATCGCCGGCACCGGTTCCGACACCACGCAGGGCGTGATGAACGGGCTGGCGGACGCCATCACCGTGAACGGCACCAAGGTGCTCGGCTCCTACGACGCGGTCGGCTCGACGAACATCACGACCAAGGACCCGGCGACCAACCCCAACTGCACGATCGCGCGTCCGGCCAGCTCCGGGGCCGGCGTGACCGCACTGGTCAACTCGCAGAACGCGGGCAACAACTGCCTGCAGTACGCCCGTTCCTCGGCGAACAACTCGGCGAGCTTCCCGGGTGCGAACCTGACCTACGTGCCCTTCGCGGTCGACGCGGTCACCTATGCCGTCCGCTCGGACAGCTCGATCACCAAGAAGCTGACCACGGCGCAGCTGAAGAGCATCTACAACTGCACCGCGCCGGGTGTCGGCACCACCTACAAGCCGCTGCTGCCGCAGTTCGGCTCGGGCACGCGGGCGTTCTTCCTGCAGAGCCTCGGCCTCACCAACGCGGCCGACTACACGACGACCTTCCCTTGCGTGAAGGACAAGGACGTCAACAACAACCCGATCGAAGAGAACACCGGGACCTACCTGACCGAGCCGGCGAACATCGCGCCTTACTCGATCGCGCAGTACCAGTCCCAGGTCTACGGCGTGGTGGCGGACGTGCACGGCAAGGCCATGCTCGCCACGTTCAACGGCGTCAACCCGACCGACCTGAACACCGCCTCCACGTTCAAGCGGGACGTGTACAACGTCGTGCCGAACGCCGCCCTCACCACGGCCCCGTACAACACGGTCTTCTCCGGCAGCGGCTCGGCCATCTGCGCCAACACCGGCGTGATCACCAAATACGGGTTCGGCATCAACCCGAACTGCGGTGACACCAGCATCCACACCCCCTGA
- a CDS encoding molecular chaperone DnaK yields the protein MPHVLGIDIGPARTHAATRRRQGGQWTAPEPLWLGETTPATATALFLDDEGYLITGDAAVQEGAAIPSRLTTGFHRRIGDDVPVFVGGTPFTPESLTTVVVEGVADLAGNGPPRHLVVTHPGDWGGYRRELLRRTLTGAGFPAVTLVPSAVAALHAHLPDPGQGERTAAVCEFGPDGVTVTLATSSATTSWFSRNSTEGVAPTAAVSSAFSLAQSANVAPDALSGIVFCGDPGPGALPGRLPCPVFVGPQPALTAALGAAALAAHRTATPTQQHRVSQRSTGPRPGTAQTGSSVDHPNAPAQNDDLPARPSTLVDDRPGTTHRQTGDLAEPNPRAAKKTGSPTEKRPALPADDTDQRARTARQPGDTADKRPRKTGKPADRPTAVAQHHSGALTPHRAGTPAQPEPAAAETILLPRVDDPADLPERPERPPVEITPFELPEPEGFAKLFRRWRPLVATAAVLAIAASVVIAILTSHPATADRQPGSPPPPAPSSCNRPATAPTGEGHC from the coding sequence GTGCCCCACGTGCTCGGCATCGACATCGGCCCGGCCCGGACCCACGCCGCGACCCGGCGCAGGCAGGGCGGGCAGTGGACCGCTCCGGAACCGTTGTGGCTGGGCGAAACCACCCCCGCGACCGCGACCGCGCTCTTCCTCGACGACGAGGGCTACCTGATCACCGGCGACGCGGCCGTCCAGGAAGGGGCCGCGATTCCATCCCGCCTGACGACCGGCTTCCACCGCCGCATCGGCGACGACGTCCCGGTTTTCGTCGGCGGTACCCCGTTCACCCCGGAATCCTTGACCACGGTCGTGGTGGAGGGCGTCGCCGACCTCGCGGGCAACGGCCCACCCCGGCACCTCGTTGTCACCCACCCGGGTGACTGGGGCGGGTACCGCCGCGAACTCCTGCGTCGCACACTGACCGGCGCCGGCTTCCCCGCGGTGACCCTCGTACCGAGCGCCGTCGCCGCCTTGCACGCCCACCTCCCGGACCCCGGCCAGGGCGAACGAACCGCCGCAGTATGCGAATTCGGCCCCGACGGCGTCACCGTCACCCTGGCCACGTCGTCGGCTACCACCAGCTGGTTCTCCCGCAACAGCACCGAAGGCGTCGCCCCGACGGCTGCGGTAAGCAGCGCATTCTCCTTGGCACAGAGCGCAAACGTCGCCCCCGACGCCCTGTCCGGCATCGTCTTCTGCGGCGACCCCGGCCCCGGCGCGCTCCCGGGACGGCTGCCCTGCCCGGTTTTCGTCGGGCCGCAACCGGCCCTCACCGCAGCGCTGGGCGCCGCCGCCCTGGCCGCACACCGGACCGCTACGCCCACCCAGCAGCACCGCGTCTCCCAGCGCTCCACCGGTCCGCGCCCCGGCACTGCCCAGACCGGCTCCTCCGTCGATCACCCGAATGCCCCAGCCCAGAACGACGATCTCCCCGCCCGGCCCAGCACACTCGTCGACGATCGCCCGGGCACCACGCACCGCCAGACCGGCGACCTCGCCGAGCCGAACCCCCGCGCAGCCAAGAAGACCGGCTCCCCCACCGAAAAACGCCCTGCCCTACCGGCCGACGACACCGACCAACGCGCCCGCACCGCCCGGCAACCCGGCGACACCGCGGACAAGCGGCCCCGAAAGACCGGCAAGCCCGCCGACCGGCCCACCGCCGTTGCCCAGCACCATTCCGGCGCCCTCACCCCGCACCGCGCCGGTACCCCCGCACAGCCCGAACCGGCGGCCGCGGAGACCATCCTGCTCCCGCGCGTCGACGACCCCGCCGATCTCCCCGAACGGCCCGAACGGCCGCCGGTCGAGATCACCCCGTTCGAATTGCCCGAGCCGGAAGGTTTCGCGAAGCTCTTCCGCCGCTGGCGTCCGCTCGTCGCCACGGCCGCGGTGCTCGCGATCGCCGCGTCGGTCGTGATCGCCATCCTCACGTCGCACCCCGCGACAGCCGACCGGCAACCCGGCTCTCCCCCTCCCCCTGCCCCGAGTTCGTGCAACCGCCCGGCCACGGCTCCCACCGGTGAAGGTCACTGTTGA
- a CDS encoding WxL protein peptidoglycan domain-containing protein gives MIRILPRVLATGLLLLAFLGVSPAALAQQSPAPPSGDRVTFGVRPATAKAPDQRNAFTYSATPGARITDYLAVSNVGASPVELRIYASDAFNTPEGGFDLLAAKRKPLELGLWAVPGKDSVSVPARSTAIVPFTVTIPANATPGDHAGGIVASLATEQTQANGQKLAVEQRVGARIYARVSGELHPALSITDLSVDYHGSLLGRGEATMSYVVRNTGNVRLSGKQWAKVSTPWGSTVDAPELAAIPELLPGSSMKMSTKVGGLLPAGWLTGTVHVDPLAVPGQADPSAPAAEESATVAAIPWLYLAVFVVLVLAIVFWILRRRRRRRGTSAEPEEVTDHADAE, from the coding sequence ATGATCCGCATTCTGCCGCGTGTGCTTGCCACCGGCTTGCTCCTGCTCGCCTTTCTCGGCGTGTCTCCGGCTGCGTTGGCGCAGCAGTCGCCGGCGCCGCCGTCCGGCGACCGGGTCACCTTTGGTGTCCGGCCCGCCACGGCGAAGGCTCCCGACCAGCGCAACGCCTTCACCTACAGCGCGACCCCAGGCGCTCGCATCACCGACTACCTCGCGGTGTCCAATGTGGGCGCGTCGCCGGTAGAACTGCGGATCTACGCCAGCGACGCCTTCAACACCCCGGAGGGCGGCTTCGATCTGCTCGCCGCGAAGCGGAAACCACTTGAGCTGGGCCTCTGGGCGGTGCCGGGCAAGGACTCGGTGTCGGTGCCCGCGCGGTCGACGGCGATCGTGCCCTTCACCGTCACCATTCCCGCGAACGCCACGCCGGGTGACCACGCCGGTGGCATCGTCGCGTCGCTGGCCACCGAGCAGACCCAGGCCAACGGTCAGAAGCTCGCCGTCGAGCAGCGTGTGGGCGCGCGGATCTACGCGCGGGTCAGCGGTGAGTTGCACCCGGCCCTCTCGATCACTGATCTTTCCGTCGACTATCACGGCAGCCTGCTGGGCCGTGGTGAGGCGACGATGAGCTACGTCGTGCGCAACACCGGCAACGTGCGGCTCTCCGGCAAGCAGTGGGCGAAGGTGTCCACGCCCTGGGGGTCCACTGTGGACGCTCCTGAACTGGCCGCGATTCCGGAGCTGCTGCCCGGCTCGTCGATGAAGATGAGCACGAAGGTCGGCGGCCTGCTGCCCGCGGGGTGGCTCACCGGCACCGTGCACGTCGATCCCCTTGCCGTACCGGGACAGGCTGATCCGAGCGCTCCGGCCGCGGAGGAAAGCGCGACGGTCGCCGCGATCCCGTGGCTGTACCTCGCCGTGTTTGTGGTGCTGGTGCTGGCCATCGTGTTCTGGATCCTGCGTCGTCGCCGCCGTCGTCGCGGCACCTCCGCCGAGCCGGAGGAGGTGACCGACCATGCTGACGCCGAATGA
- a CDS encoding phosphate ABC transporter ATP-binding protein — protein MTITQPFDAVEAENDAATLEARAVSAWFGDHKVLDRVSLTMPAQSVTALIGPSGCGKSTFLRTLNRMHELIPGASLAGEVLLGEVDIYDSVWKLTEVRRHIGMVFQKPNPFPAMSIYDNVTAGLKLTGTKVRRDERDDLVQECLTRAGLWREVRDRLRQPGGALSGGQQQRLCIARSLAVRPTVLLMDEPCSALDPTSTRRIEETIADLTSEVTIVIVTHNMQQAQRVSDQCAFFLAEEGTPGAIVEHGDTSQVFDSPVDSRTADYVHGRFG, from the coding sequence GTGACCATCACGCAGCCCTTCGACGCCGTCGAGGCCGAAAACGACGCCGCGACGCTGGAGGCCCGCGCGGTGTCGGCGTGGTTCGGCGACCACAAGGTGCTCGACCGGGTGTCGCTGACGATGCCCGCGCAGTCGGTCACCGCGCTGATCGGCCCGTCCGGCTGCGGCAAGTCCACGTTCCTGCGCACCCTGAACCGGATGCACGAGCTGATCCCGGGCGCTTCGCTGGCCGGCGAGGTGCTGCTGGGGGAAGTCGACATCTACGACTCGGTATGGAAGCTGACCGAGGTTCGCCGTCACATCGGGATGGTGTTCCAGAAGCCCAACCCGTTCCCCGCGATGTCCATCTACGACAACGTGACGGCCGGTCTCAAGCTCACCGGAACCAAGGTGCGCCGGGACGAACGCGACGATCTGGTGCAGGAATGCCTGACCCGCGCGGGACTGTGGCGGGAAGTGCGCGACCGGCTCCGGCAACCCGGCGGCGCCTTGTCCGGTGGGCAGCAGCAACGGCTGTGCATCGCGCGGTCGCTCGCCGTGCGGCCCACGGTGTTGCTGATGGACGAACCGTGCTCGGCGCTCGACCCGACCTCGACCCGCCGGATCGAGGAGACGATCGCGGACCTGACCAGCGAGGTCACCATCGTCATCGTCACGCACAACATGCAGCAGGCGCAGCGGGTATCGGACCAGTGCGCGTTCTTCCTCGCCGAGGAGGGCACCCCTGGCGCGATCGTCGAACACGGCGACACGAGCCAGGTGTTCGACTCACCCGTCGACTCGCGTACCGCCGATTACGTCCACGGACGGTTCGGCTGA
- a CDS encoding Ig-like domain-containing protein has protein sequence MNAKSILRRVAAGGVVLAATLAGALGTVPAASAAPAPGTVGTATVSPANGLDITAPVYTTSAGCPTTADGYNMFVKGPGAWAGGFIGTTTTSVNFSTTSGFPVQQGLSFKDIALDNQTTVVPGEYDVTINCVDSFSLEVQGTFTTAVYFTDATHYTSVDPNQPVTTTTSLSVTPASPAFQGDQVTLTANVTPASAGGTVQFKDGAANLGSPVAVNNGVATLNTSALTVGSHSLTAVFTGASQNIQGSTSQAVTYAVQTRPATATTTALAVTPSGSATQFQPVALSATVTPGAAAGAIQFTDNGANLGSPVALSGGTATLNTATLAVGAHSFTAKFVPADPAVFLASESAQVPLTVNTFAGVATSENITTTVTAGELLISVANQNVTLPSPTMLPDASMLQTAGDLNPVTVADTRAGNPGWNVSGQVTDFGDGQSHSINGANLGWTPAVVDKLAAQNITAGPAVNPAAALAPGAAAPAGVGLTGSRTMATAAPGGGNGTAHLGAGLALNVPTSTVAGTYTAVLTLTAI, from the coding sequence ATGAACGCCAAGAGCATCCTCCGCCGCGTCGCGGCGGGCGGGGTCGTCCTGGCCGCCACGCTGGCCGGCGCCCTGGGCACCGTGCCTGCCGCCTCCGCGGCCCCGGCGCCCGGCACTGTCGGCACCGCCACCGTGTCCCCGGCCAACGGACTGGACATCACCGCCCCGGTGTACACCACCTCGGCGGGCTGCCCCACCACGGCCGACGGGTACAACATGTTCGTCAAGGGCCCGGGCGCCTGGGCCGGCGGCTTCATCGGCACCACGACCACGAGCGTCAACTTCTCTACGACGTCGGGCTTCCCGGTGCAGCAGGGCCTGTCCTTCAAGGACATCGCCCTCGACAACCAGACCACCGTGGTCCCCGGTGAGTACGACGTCACGATCAACTGTGTCGACTCGTTCTCGCTGGAGGTGCAGGGCACCTTCACGACGGCGGTGTACTTCACCGACGCCACGCACTACACCTCGGTCGACCCGAACCAGCCGGTCACCACGACCACGTCGCTGTCGGTCACCCCGGCCTCGCCGGCCTTCCAGGGCGACCAGGTCACCCTGACCGCGAATGTCACCCCGGCCTCGGCCGGTGGCACGGTGCAGTTCAAGGACGGCGCCGCAAACCTCGGCTCGCCCGTGGCCGTGAACAACGGTGTCGCCACGCTGAACACGTCTGCGCTGACGGTCGGTTCGCACTCGCTCACCGCGGTGTTCACCGGCGCGTCGCAGAACATCCAGGGCTCCACCTCGCAGGCGGTCACCTACGCCGTGCAGACGCGGCCGGCGACGGCCACCACCACCGCCCTCGCGGTGACCCCGAGCGGCAGCGCGACCCAGTTCCAGCCGGTCGCCCTGAGCGCGACGGTCACGCCGGGCGCGGCGGCCGGTGCCATCCAGTTCACCGACAACGGCGCGAACCTCGGCAGCCCGGTGGCGCTCTCCGGTGGCACGGCCACGCTGAACACCGCCACCCTCGCCGTGGGTGCGCACTCGTTCACCGCGAAGTTCGTGCCGGCCGACCCCGCGGTGTTCCTCGCCTCGGAGTCGGCCCAGGTTCCGCTGACCGTGAACACCTTCGCGGGTGTCGCGACCTCGGAGAACATCACCACCACGGTCACCGCCGGTGAGCTGCTGATCAGCGTGGCGAACCAGAACGTGACGCTGCCCTCGCCCACCATGCTGCCGGACGCTTCGATGCTGCAGACCGCGGGCGACCTCAACCCGGTCACCGTCGCCGACACCCGCGCCGGTAACCCCGGCTGGAACGTGTCCGGCCAGGTGACCGACTTCGGCGACGGCCAGTCGCACTCGATCAACGGCGCCAACCTCGGCTGGACCCCCGCCGTGGTCGACAAGCTGGCCGCGCAGAACATCACGGCCGGTCCGGCGGTCAACCCCGCCGCCGCCCTCGCCCCCGGTGCGGCCGCGCCGGCCGGTGTCGGCCTGACCGGCTCCCGCACCATGGCCACCGCCGCCCCCGGTGGCGGCAACGGTACCGCGCACCTGGGCGCGGGCCTGGCCCTGAACGTGCCGACGTCCACTGTCGCCGGCACCTACACCGCGGTGCTGACCCTCACCGCGATTTAA
- a CDS encoding sortase: MTVTDPAPPAPPSAPEQPGGSAPPGRAGTRIAAHALTILGVLALSLLAQLVLIGGLQHNRDQDRNFAEFRDRLANATAPVASLDSDGRLLPSGTPVAVLSIPQLGVEEVVGEGTSPGALKSGPGHLRDTVLPGQVGVSVVLARRAAYGGPFQRIGELKRGDPITVTTGQGMHQFRVIGVRHANDPQVAAPGKTDGRLTLVTADGPPYLPSDVLRVDAQLITPAVEASGRLPAYALPDSEQLMAGDEGALIPVVGWALVMLLSAGGVVYTHQRLGMWPAWVIGVPVLGALGLAVADSIASLLPNLL; encoded by the coding sequence ATGACCGTTACCGACCCGGCCCCGCCCGCCCCGCCAAGCGCGCCCGAACAACCCGGCGGATCCGCGCCCCCTGGACGGGCGGGGACGCGGATCGCCGCGCACGCGTTGACGATCCTCGGGGTGCTCGCGCTGAGCCTGCTGGCGCAGCTCGTCCTGATCGGGGGGCTGCAGCACAATCGGGACCAGGACCGGAACTTCGCCGAGTTCCGCGACCGGCTCGCCAACGCGACCGCGCCGGTCGCCTCGCTGGATTCGGACGGGCGCCTGCTCCCGTCCGGCACGCCGGTCGCGGTGCTCTCGATTCCCCAGCTGGGTGTGGAAGAAGTGGTGGGCGAGGGAACTTCGCCCGGCGCACTGAAATCCGGCCCCGGGCACCTGCGTGACACCGTGCTGCCGGGACAGGTCGGGGTCAGCGTCGTGCTGGCCCGGCGGGCCGCGTACGGCGGGCCGTTCCAGAGGATCGGGGAGCTCAAGCGTGGTGATCCGATCACCGTGACCACCGGCCAGGGCATGCACCAGTTCCGGGTGATCGGCGTACGGCACGCGAACGACCCGCAGGTCGCCGCGCCCGGCAAGACCGACGGCAGGCTCACGCTGGTCACCGCCGACGGACCGCCTTACCTGCCGAGCGATGTGCTGCGCGTGGACGCCCAGCTGATCACCCCTGCCGTTGAGGCCAGCGGCAGGCTGCCCGCTTACGCGCTGCCCGACTCGGAGCAGCTGATGGCCGGTGACGAGGGGGCGCTGATCCCGGTTGTCGGCTGGGCGCTGGTCATGCTGCTGTCGGCGGGCGGCGTGGTCTACACGCATCAGCGGCTCGGTATGTGGCCGGCGTGGGTGATCGGGGTGCCCGTGCTGGGTGCGCTGGGCCTCGCAGTCGCCGACTCGATCGCTTCGCTGCTGCCGAACCTGTTGTGA